The Candidatus Bathyarchaeota archaeon genome segment TAATTCCATGTCATTTTTCAACGGCCTTACTAAATTGCCTAAGAAATTCATCCGTTCTCTTTGATATTTTTGTCAATGCTTTTTCTAGACTTTTCTCAGGTTTATTACCACTTTTCATTTTTATGAAGATAATTGGCTTTTTAGATAAAGGATGCGGAAGATCATATCCTGCAATTTCCACATTGTTATCTTCAAGTAAAGTGCTTTGTAATAAGTTGCTTAAAGTATGGTCTTCTCCGTCTAATTCGATTTTTAATTCGTTTTTATCTTTTTTTATTATCTTCACTTTCATCTAGTATCACTCCTTTGAAAATCCTTGGCAATATAATCTTGAGATGCTTTTCTTCTCTCAAAATTACCACATCTCTTACATTTTAACCCATTTCTTCTCATGAATAAGAGGTTTCCACAACTGGAGCAAGAAGCTCTTATAACACCTAAATTTCTATCTGCTGTAGTCAATTTAATAAAACCATTCTTATTATCTATGACTTTTGCTCTTATCAT includes the following:
- a CDS encoding DNA-directed RNA polymerase subunit L, giving the protein MKVKIIKKDKNELKIELDGEDHTLSNLLQSTLLEDNNVEIAGYDLPHPLSKKPIIFIKMKSGNKPEKSLEKALTKISKRTDEFLRQFSKAVEK